Proteins encoded within one genomic window of Gadus macrocephalus chromosome 18, ASM3116895v1:
- the LOC132446723 gene encoding uncharacterized protein LOC132446723, producing MTLWAQRFAGSVGESAKHQLGPHGSSNDIWLDIQQTILADQTNVLTSGSFVPIAATVNQRSPGLSRLSKKRPAGIDAAIAGSSLTIEQPQIPYKKTRKDAAHSAIAPENFNHVIQAVINPQIAQHGAVWSDAKRQVIGAVEVHVPASPTEIVTVQPNGAIQHVLEDPQCAPSPVVTAYDLEGLDDILSWTSSFLEHRDFTPAQWIDSPATSLGATSAETVQHQQPADPPSGSLHALQDPSGDPQCIVSLSTQEVSVPLLPAAPVIAVDEHHAGVQCAKWRKEFADKLALLTASVDVNSLTIARQSKLSVAAAKSVDIRYQTLEKQTKQSFITIRGEIASDRHQNPVLKKTYGELWVQFHLKVKALKKDHGLRVVVMWECVMGS from the exons ATGACGTTGTGGGCCCAG CGATTTGCGGGCTCCGTCGGTGAGAGCGCGAAACATCAGCTGGGGCCACATGgaa GTTCGAATGATATATGGCTCGACATTCAACAAACGATTCTAGCCGACCAGACAAATGTGTTGACAAGCGGTAGTTTTG TACCTATCGCGGCCACCGTGAATCAGCGATCCCCCGGACTGAGCCGACTATCCAAGAAAAGGCCGGCGGGGATAGATGCGGCTATAGCCGGCTCATCGCTGACCATAGAGCAGCCGCAAATTCCTTATAAAAAGACGCGCAAGGACGCCGCACATAGTGCTATAGCTCCGGAGAATTTTAACCATGTTATACAGGCCGTCATAAACCCACAAATTGCGCAACATGGAGCTGTATGGTCCGATGCCAAACGCCAGGTGATCGGTGCCGTGGAGGTCCATGTGCCTGCATCCCCTACAGAGATCGTCACAGTGCAACCGAATGGGGCTATACAACACG TCCTTGAAGATCCCCAGTGTGCGCCATCACCAGTGGTGACCGCCTATGATTTGGAGGGTCTTGACGACATCCTGTCCTGGACTTCATCGTTTCTGGAACATAGAGACTTCACTCCAGCACAGTGGATCGACTCTCCTGCTACATCCTTAGGGGCTACCAGTGCAGAGACTGTGCAACACCAGCAGCCTGCAGATCCTCCATCTGGATCCCTACACGCCCTTCAAGACCCTAGCGGCGACCCTCAGTGCATCGTGAGTCTCAGCACTCAAGAGGTATCGGTGCCGCTGCTACCAGCTGCCCCCGTAATTGCGGTTGATGAACACCATGCAGGGGTGCAATGTGCTAAATGGCGTAAAGaatttgctgataaattagcattGTTAACTGCATCGGTGGATGTAAACTCCTTAACCATTGCTCGTCAGAGTAAACTGAGTGTGGCGGCTGCTAAAAGTGTTGACATTAGATATCAGACTCTCGAAAAGCAGACTAAGCAGTCCTTCATTACCATCAGGGGCGAGATTGCGAGTGATC GACATCAGAACCCCGTCCTCAAGAAGACCTATGGCGAATTGTGGGTGCAGTTTCACCTCAAAGTCAAGGCTCTCAAAAAAGATCATGGTTTAAGAGTCGTGGTCATGTGGGAGT GTGTCATGGGAAGCTGA